One part of the Thermococcus radiotolerans genome encodes these proteins:
- a CDS encoding diphthine--ammonia ligase — protein sequence MRVAVLYSGGKDSNYALYWALKQEFEVKYLVSMVSESDESYMYHVPNIHLTELQAKAVGIPLVKGFTSGEKEKEVEDMKAVLEGLRIDGVVAGALASEYQKKRVDRVAKELGIESFAPAWHRDPVDYMREIIGIFDVVMVGTAAYGLDERWLGRRIDEKALEELVRLHEKYRIHVAGEGGEFETFVRDAPFFKARIVFDEVEKKWNEWDYSGVLEVKRAHLEKKE from the coding sequence ATGCGAGTTGCCGTGCTGTATTCGGGCGGGAAGGACTCCAACTATGCCCTCTATTGGGCCTTGAAGCAGGAGTTTGAGGTCAAATACCTCGTCTCGATGGTGAGCGAGAGCGACGAGAGCTACATGTACCACGTGCCAAACATCCACCTCACCGAGCTCCAGGCGAAGGCTGTGGGGATTCCCCTTGTGAAGGGCTTCACGAGCGGCGAGAAGGAGAAAGAGGTAGAGGACATGAAGGCCGTCCTCGAGGGGCTGAGGATAGACGGTGTCGTTGCCGGCGCCTTGGCCAGCGAGTACCAGAAGAAGCGCGTTGACAGGGTGGCAAAAGAGCTCGGCATAGAGAGCTTTGCCCCTGCCTGGCACCGCGATCCGGTTGACTACATGCGCGAGATAATCGGCATCTTCGACGTGGTCATGGTCGGCACGGCCGCCTACGGCCTGGACGAGAGATGGCTCGGAAGGAGGATTGACGAGAAGGCCTTAGAGGAGCTGGTGAGGCTCCACGAGAAGTACAGAATCCACGTGGCCGGGGAAGGCGGTGAGTTCGAGACCTTCGTCAGGGATGCGCCCTTCTTCAAGGCGCGCATAGTTTTCGATGAAGTCGAAAAGAAGTGGAACGAGTGGGACTATTCCGGAGTGCTTGAGGTCAAGAGGGCTCACCTTGAGAAAAAAGAGTAA
- a CDS encoding bifunctional L-myo-inositol-1-phosphate cytidylyltransferase/CDP-L-myo-inositol myo-inositolphosphotransferase — MVPKTAVILAAGLGTRMGERPKGLVKVAGREILYRTMHLLQKNGVKRFVIVTNERYAGLYREFIEEHGLNAELVINPEPEKGNGHSLHLAKDYVSGRFVLVMSDHVYGEEFIREALMGSGLIADRKPRWTDVGEATRVRVKNGRVEETGKSLNEWDAVDTGFFVLDGTIFEITEALEREREGDYSMSDVVKRARLEVTFLDGLPWIDVDTPEDLKRARRMLVKTAVKGTGDGFISRHLNRKISTEISYLLAEKVTPNQMTVVTFALGIISAFLTLLSLPLAGILYQISSILDGVDGELARAQMMTSRFGGYIDSLLDRYVDGAFLAFLAYSTLTKPLWYLIALLALLGSVMVSYSTERFKAAYGKDAYSSIPALRKLPGKRDERIFLTMLFLLYPVETSVKALFLLLAIITNLRVVMTAWLIGRKKS; from the coding sequence ATGGTGCCAAAAACGGCGGTGATTCTGGCGGCAGGCCTCGGAACGAGGATGGGGGAGAGGCCCAAGGGGCTCGTTAAGGTAGCAGGAAGGGAGATTCTGTATCGGACGATGCATCTCCTTCAGAAGAACGGCGTCAAAAGGTTCGTAATCGTCACCAACGAACGCTATGCAGGACTTTACCGTGAGTTCATCGAGGAGCACGGCCTCAACGCCGAGCTGGTGATCAACCCAGAGCCTGAGAAGGGCAACGGACACTCCCTCCACCTCGCCAAGGATTATGTCTCTGGAAGGTTTGTTCTGGTGATGAGCGACCACGTTTACGGCGAGGAATTCATCCGGGAGGCCCTGATGGGGAGCGGCCTTATAGCGGACAGGAAACCAAGATGGACGGACGTTGGCGAGGCGACTAGGGTAAGAGTCAAAAACGGCAGAGTCGAGGAGACGGGCAAATCCCTCAACGAGTGGGACGCAGTCGATACGGGCTTCTTCGTCCTCGATGGGACAATCTTCGAGATAACAGAGGCACTGGAGAGGGAGAGAGAAGGGGACTATTCCATGAGTGATGTTGTGAAGAGGGCAAGGCTTGAGGTTACCTTCCTCGACGGTCTCCCTTGGATTGATGTTGACACGCCCGAGGACCTGAAAAGGGCCAGGAGGATGCTCGTTAAGACCGCGGTGAAGGGAACGGGCGACGGGTTCATCAGCAGGCATCTCAACAGGAAGATTTCAACCGAGATAAGCTACCTCCTCGCCGAGAAGGTCACCCCGAACCAAATGACTGTCGTTACATTTGCCCTCGGAATAATCTCTGCCTTTCTGACGCTCCTCAGTCTTCCCTTAGCCGGAATACTGTATCAGATTAGCTCAATCCTCGACGGCGTTGACGGCGAACTGGCAAGGGCCCAGATGATGACGAGCAGGTTTGGGGGCTACATAGATTCCCTCCTCGACCGCTACGTTGACGGCGCATTTCTGGCCTTTCTTGCTTACTCAACTCTCACCAAGCCCCTCTGGTACCTCATTGCACTCCTTGCACTCCTCGGCTCGGTGATGGTGAGCTACTCGACCGAGAGGTTCAAGGCTGCTTATGGAAAGGACGCATACAGCTCGATTCCAGCTCTCAGAAAGCTCCCCGGCAAGAGGGACGAGAGAATCTTCCTGACGATGCTCTTCCTCCTGTATCCGGTCGAGACTTCGGTTAAAGCGCTCTTCCTCCTTCTCGCCATAATCACGAACCTGCGGGTGGTAATGACGGCGTGGCTGATAGGGAGAAAGAAAAGCTGA
- a CDS encoding ABC transporter ATP-binding protein, producing the protein MVKVTLDNITKRFGDFEALKRVSLEIADKEFMALLGPSGSGKSTLLYTIAGIYRPTSGRIYFDGRDVTDVPPKDRNVGLVFQNWALYPHMKVFDNIAFPLELRKAPKDEIAKKVREVAGMLHIENLLDRYPWQLSGGQQQRVAIARALVKEPDVLLLDEPLSNLDALLRLEVRAELKRLQKELGITAVYVTHDQAEALAMADRIAVIKEGVILQVGSPDDVYYRPKYRFVGGFLGSPPMNFVEAEVRGSYLDVYGSRIPIPAQYRELVEKLGVAEVILGFRPHDAEVMKGTTEGLVGTVYSFEPLGREQIVTVSVNGAFVKVFAPEGEHFSFGEPVTVKLREDRIVLFDRKTEKALEFLEE; encoded by the coding sequence ATGGTTAAGGTCACCCTGGACAACATCACAAAGAGGTTCGGCGACTTTGAGGCCCTCAAACGGGTAAGCCTTGAGATAGCCGACAAGGAGTTCATGGCGCTCCTCGGCCCCTCGGGAAGCGGGAAGTCAACGCTCCTCTACACGATAGCTGGAATCTACAGGCCGACGAGCGGGAGAATATATTTTGACGGCAGGGACGTTACCGATGTCCCGCCGAAGGACAGGAACGTCGGTCTGGTCTTTCAGAACTGGGCGCTCTATCCGCACATGAAGGTCTTCGACAACATAGCCTTTCCGCTTGAGCTGAGGAAGGCACCGAAGGACGAGATAGCCAAAAAGGTCAGGGAGGTTGCCGGGATGCTCCACATAGAGAACCTCCTCGACCGTTATCCATGGCAGCTCTCGGGTGGCCAGCAGCAGCGTGTTGCCATAGCGAGGGCCCTGGTCAAGGAGCCGGACGTTCTCCTACTCGATGAGCCGCTGAGCAACCTCGACGCGCTCCTGAGGCTTGAGGTAAGGGCCGAGCTCAAGAGACTCCAGAAGGAGCTTGGAATCACCGCCGTTTACGTCACCCACGACCAGGCCGAGGCTCTCGCAATGGCCGACAGGATAGCCGTGATCAAGGAGGGGGTGATACTCCAGGTCGGAAGCCCGGACGACGTCTATTACAGGCCGAAGTACCGCTTCGTCGGCGGCTTCCTCGGAAGCCCGCCCATGAACTTCGTCGAGGCTGAGGTCAGGGGATCTTACCTTGACGTCTATGGAAGCAGGATTCCGATTCCGGCCCAGTACCGGGAGCTGGTTGAGAAACTCGGTGTCGCGGAGGTCATCCTCGGCTTCAGGCCGCACGACGCAGAAGTCATGAAAGGAACCACCGAGGGACTCGTCGGAACGGTCTATTCCTTTGAGCCCCTCGGCAGGGAGCAGATAGTCACGGTCTCGGTCAACGGAGCGTTCGTCAAGGTCTTTGCCCCGGAGGGGGAGCACTTCAGCTTCGGCGAGCCGGTGACGGTGAAACTCCGGGAGGACAGGATAGTCCTCTTCGACAGGAAGACGGAGAAGGCCCTTGAGTTCCTCGAGGAGTGA
- a CDS encoding carbohydrate ABC transporter permease encodes MRDVETRPKRYERLIILALLLASLPLILGFSLLVLSSFSTEMVTNLDPNSFHPTLENWINLFQGKIATTGGIRVNIWRITLNTLIVALGVAGVVTGISALAGYSLSRIDFRGRKTMMVLLLVLHAFPGVALIVGVYLLYRLTFPQNYEVVGLYSFAYVILARAALEIPMSIWLMKGFFDTIPWEFEWSGIIDGASRITVWRKIMLPLIKPGILAVALFAFLAGWQDIIYVRTFLVYPTLATFIEANIEAEYSHMPLIAAAGTFYLLPTIIFFITAQQILLQGYSGGIKG; translated from the coding sequence ATGAGGGACGTGGAGACGAGACCCAAGAGGTACGAGCGGCTTATAATCCTCGCCCTCCTCCTTGCGAGCCTCCCGCTAATTCTGGGCTTTTCCCTCCTCGTCCTTTCGAGCTTCAGCACGGAGATGGTCACCAACCTTGACCCCAACTCCTTCCACCCGACGCTTGAGAACTGGATAAACCTCTTCCAGGGGAAGATAGCCACCACAGGTGGAATAAGGGTCAACATATGGCGCATAACCCTCAACACTCTCATAGTGGCCCTTGGTGTGGCCGGCGTCGTTACCGGGATAAGCGCCCTCGCTGGGTACTCCCTCTCAAGGATAGACTTCCGTGGAAGGAAGACCATGATGGTTCTCCTCCTCGTTCTCCACGCCTTCCCGGGCGTTGCCCTCATAGTGGGCGTTTACCTTCTCTACCGCCTCACGTTCCCCCAGAACTACGAGGTCGTCGGACTCTACTCCTTCGCGTACGTCATCCTCGCGAGGGCTGCATTAGAGATACCCATGTCGATCTGGCTCATGAAGGGCTTCTTTGACACTATTCCCTGGGAGTTCGAGTGGTCCGGAATCATAGACGGCGCCTCCCGGATAACGGTCTGGAGAAAGATAATGCTGCCCCTCATAAAGCCAGGGATTTTGGCTGTTGCCCTCTTTGCCTTCCTCGCTGGCTGGCAGGACATAATCTACGTGAGAACCTTCCTCGTCTATCCCACGCTCGCGACGTTCATAGAGGCCAACATAGAGGCCGAGTACTCCCACATGCCCCTCATAGCGGCCGCCGGAACGTTCTACCTCCTCCCCACGATAATATTCTTCATAACCGCCCAGCAGATCCTCCTCCAGGGCTACTCGGGTGGAATAAAGGGTTGA
- a CDS encoding carbohydrate ABC transporter permease — translation MTKGKLRDLSFFLSPMVLMVFLFYLVPLVMTIYISMTRMRNWNVERYLTEFVGLYNYERLFYMFQHDPTFKAVIMTTLVFVGITLVINVFGGLALALATFFINERPASSYRLLWLLPRMSPIAVYSLVWYYFFHGSEIGTLNSILMSLGFISQPIPWGQVTPWGAWSVIIFVNGLVGVSFGMIVFTSALNQIPKELVIAARVDGASSWQISRRILIPMIKWHLLYVLTWQFLSLLTTYPHLFLLVQWDLVNRDYGTTLALYVFNTAFGRGEQDQGLAAAAAVILSIIGILGGFVTLKVLKFERMMKKPRGDF, via the coding sequence ATGACAAAGGGCAAGCTCAGGGACCTTTCCTTCTTTCTTTCCCCGATGGTGCTGATGGTGTTCCTGTTCTATCTGGTGCCCTTAGTTATGACCATCTACATAAGCATGACCCGTATGAGGAACTGGAACGTTGAGAGATATCTTACCGAGTTCGTAGGCCTCTACAACTACGAGAGGCTCTTCTACATGTTCCAGCACGACCCGACGTTTAAGGCCGTAATCATGACCACCCTCGTGTTCGTTGGAATAACTCTCGTGATAAACGTCTTCGGCGGCCTTGCGCTGGCTCTCGCGACCTTCTTCATCAACGAGAGGCCGGCATCTTCCTACAGGCTCCTGTGGCTCCTTCCCAGGATGTCTCCGATAGCGGTTTACAGCCTCGTCTGGTACTACTTCTTCCACGGGAGTGAAATCGGAACCCTGAACTCGATCCTCATGAGTCTCGGCTTCATCTCGCAGCCCATCCCCTGGGGCCAGGTAACGCCCTGGGGGGCGTGGAGCGTGATAATCTTCGTTAACGGCCTGGTCGGTGTAAGTTTCGGAATGATAGTCTTCACCTCGGCCTTGAATCAGATACCCAAGGAACTCGTCATAGCCGCGAGGGTCGATGGTGCCTCATCCTGGCAGATATCGAGGCGGATTCTGATTCCGATGATTAAATGGCACCTCCTCTACGTCCTGACATGGCAGTTCCTCAGCCTGCTGACGACCTATCCTCACCTCTTCCTGCTCGTCCAGTGGGACCTCGTCAACAGGGACTACGGAACAACCCTGGCGCTCTACGTCTTCAACACGGCCTTCGGCAGGGGAGAACAGGACCAGGGATTGGCCGCTGCAGCGGCCGTCATACTCTCCATAATCGGAATCCTCGGCGGCTTCGTGACGCTCAAGGTTCTCAAGTTTGAGAGGATGATGAAAAAGCCCAGGGGGGACTTCTGA
- a CDS encoding extracellular solute-binding protein, giving the protein MRAAALWLVALVIFGVVASGCIGGEEAKTSQAEVQLTGDFTKDVVEIGKVLEQNGVKEVKFSAWGSGDPNSVMRVYGIVEAARRINKIWADNGINVKIVVTETHYVASFQDAYKEYLSKQPLGQAGDFFVNSYAFLPTLADEGYILDITDYAKAYQSVIDDFYPSLIEASKYNGKLYGLPQDTEARPLYIRKDVAQKIGFDLNGLDEKVKNGEFTWSDVYYWAKKAKDEGAAEWGLIHRKGSAHPDLIQFIFAFGGKLYDPNTGKLVVDVPAVYKWLYVEWKFARDGLLPGDIMSWDWAKQIHPTVVEGRTLFDIGGTWYWTEWQTKQYYAKEGTPRGLKPEEVRDWFCYTLFPAGEKGKEPVTLSQPFVWMINSKAGQLNPKYDELKDIYHKLAFLMLIKASDPDINAIHSVISAHLPVRKDAAKLIKDEKWLNGLKALNLDLSDEVKSNIGDIVQATVNPINAQFLADVSYMLEYTHLAPAHPKYPALADIFKEAVDKVLRGEMTPEEAVKYIVQKVQADPELAQNVEIQGEIPKDWKFPQG; this is encoded by the coding sequence ATGAGGGCCGCGGCACTCTGGCTGGTTGCACTGGTGATTTTCGGAGTGGTCGCCAGCGGCTGCATAGGCGGCGAGGAAGCGAAGACTTCTCAGGCCGAGGTTCAGCTTACGGGCGACTTCACCAAGGACGTTGTGGAGATAGGAAAGGTTCTGGAGCAGAACGGTGTTAAAGAGGTCAAGTTCTCTGCCTGGGGTTCCGGCGATCCGAACAGCGTCATGAGGGTTTACGGAATAGTGGAGGCCGCGAGGAGGATAAACAAAATCTGGGCCGACAACGGAATCAACGTCAAGATCGTCGTAACCGAGACCCACTACGTCGCCTCCTTCCAGGATGCCTACAAGGAGTACCTCAGCAAGCAGCCCCTCGGGCAGGCCGGAGACTTCTTCGTGAACAGCTACGCCTTCCTGCCAACGCTGGCTGACGAGGGCTACATACTCGACATAACCGACTACGCCAAGGCCTATCAGAGCGTTATCGACGACTTCTATCCGTCCCTCATCGAGGCTTCCAAGTACAACGGAAAACTCTACGGCCTGCCTCAGGACACCGAGGCGAGGCCGCTCTACATAAGGAAGGACGTGGCTCAGAAGATAGGTTTCGACCTCAACGGCCTCGATGAGAAGGTGAAGAACGGCGAGTTCACCTGGAGCGACGTCTACTACTGGGCCAAGAAGGCCAAGGATGAAGGCGCCGCCGAGTGGGGCCTCATCCACAGGAAGGGTTCGGCCCACCCCGATCTGATACAGTTCATCTTCGCCTTCGGCGGAAAGCTCTACGACCCGAACACCGGAAAGCTCGTCGTCGACGTTCCTGCGGTCTACAAGTGGCTCTACGTTGAGTGGAAGTTTGCCCGCGATGGCCTGCTCCCGGGGGACATAATGAGCTGGGACTGGGCCAAGCAGATACACCCGACGGTCGTCGAGGGCAGGACGCTCTTCGACATAGGCGGAACCTGGTACTGGACCGAGTGGCAGACCAAGCAGTACTACGCCAAGGAGGGAACACCGAGGGGCCTGAAGCCTGAGGAGGTGAGGGACTGGTTCTGCTACACCCTCTTCCCCGCCGGAGAGAAGGGTAAGGAGCCGGTAACCCTCAGCCAGCCCTTCGTCTGGATGATAAACTCCAAGGCGGGCCAGCTGAACCCGAAGTACGACGAGCTCAAAGACATCTACCACAAGCTTGCCTTCCTGATGCTCATCAAGGCCAGCGACCCGGACATAAACGCCATACACAGCGTCATATCCGCCCACCTGCCCGTGAGAAAAGATGCGGCAAAGCTGATCAAGGACGAGAAGTGGCTCAACGGCCTCAAAGCGCTCAACCTCGACCTGAGCGATGAGGTGAAGAGCAACATCGGGGACATAGTCCAAGCGACCGTCAACCCGATAAACGCCCAGTTCCTGGCGGACGTCAGCTACATGCTCGAATACACCCACCTCGCTCCAGCCCACCCGAAGTACCCAGCGCTCGCGGACATCTTCAAGGAGGCCGTTGACAAGGTTCTGAGGGGCGAGATGACCCCGGAGGAGGCGGTCAAATACATCGTCCAGAAGGTCCAGGCAGACCCGGAGCTCGCCCAGAACGTCGAGATACAGGGTGAGATACCCAAGGACTGGAAGTTCCCGCAGGGATGA
- a CDS encoding inositol-3-phosphate synthase, giving the protein MVEVVILGQGYVASIFASGLEKIKAGKMEPYGVPLADELPIKIREIEIVGSYDVDAGKVGKDLHEVVKAYDPEAPESLKGITVRKGIHLRSLRNLPLEATGLEDEMTLKEAVEHLVNEWKELGAEVFINVCTTEAFQPFGSREELEKAIEEDNRDRLTATQVYAYAIAQYAKEVGGAAFVNAIPTLIANDPAFVELAKESNMAIFGDDGATGATPLTADILSHLAQRNRYVLDIAQFNIGGNNDFLALTDKERNKSKEFTKSSVVKELLGYDAPHYIKPTGFLEPLGDKKFIAMHIEYVSFNGAHDELVITGRINDSPALAGLLVDLARLGKIAIEKKAFGTVYEVNAFYMKNPGPKDRPNIPRIIAHEKMRMWAGLEPRWF; this is encoded by the coding sequence ATGGTTGAGGTTGTCATACTCGGACAGGGCTACGTTGCCAGCATCTTTGCGAGCGGTCTGGAGAAGATAAAGGCCGGAAAGATGGAGCCCTACGGCGTTCCCCTCGCCGACGAGCTTCCGATTAAAATCAGGGAGATAGAGATAGTCGGCTCCTACGATGTCGATGCGGGCAAGGTTGGAAAGGACCTCCACGAGGTCGTCAAAGCCTACGATCCAGAGGCGCCGGAGAGCCTCAAGGGCATCACCGTCAGGAAGGGAATCCACCTGAGGAGCCTCAGGAACCTTCCGCTCGAGGCCACCGGCCTCGAAGACGAGATGACCCTCAAGGAGGCCGTCGAGCACCTTGTGAACGAGTGGAAGGAACTCGGCGCAGAGGTCTTCATAAACGTCTGCACCACCGAGGCGTTCCAGCCCTTCGGAAGCAGGGAGGAGCTTGAGAAGGCCATCGAGGAGGACAACAGGGACAGGCTCACCGCCACCCAGGTCTACGCCTATGCCATAGCCCAGTACGCCAAGGAGGTTGGCGGTGCCGCGTTCGTGAACGCTATTCCGACCCTCATAGCCAACGACCCGGCGTTCGTCGAGCTTGCAAAGGAGAGCAACATGGCCATTTTCGGCGACGACGGAGCCACCGGAGCCACCCCGCTCACGGCCGACATACTCAGCCACCTCGCCCAGAGGAACCGCTACGTCCTCGACATAGCCCAGTTCAACATCGGCGGAAACAACGACTTCCTTGCCCTCACCGACAAGGAGAGGAACAAGAGCAAGGAGTTCACCAAGAGCTCGGTCGTCAAGGAGCTCCTCGGCTACGACGCGCCGCACTACATCAAGCCCACCGGCTTCCTCGAGCCGCTCGGCGACAAGAAGTTCATAGCCATGCACATCGAGTACGTCAGCTTCAACGGTGCCCACGACGAGCTCGTCATCACCGGCAGGATAAACGACAGTCCAGCTTTAGCGGGCCTGCTCGTCGACCTCGCGAGGCTCGGAAAGATAGCGATTGAGAAGAAGGCCTTCGGAACCGTCTACGAGGTCAACGCCTTCTACATGAAGAACCCGGGACCGAAGGACAGGCCGAACATTCCGCGCATCATCGCCCACGAGAAGATGAGAATGTGGGCCGGTCTGGAGCCGCGCTGGTTCTGA
- a CDS encoding DUF4443 domain-containing protein: MSWKRGAYPEFTLEDAVAVLFMLQNPTGRKAISEVLDLGEGSVRTLLKKLAALEVISSTQRGHSLNERGMELLEEISKHFSEVHRIGEVEGYPACALTVKGAGEFKSIELRDEAIRFFAKGAMILVVRDGEPVFPEDGRPLSETMPELAGKIKEAFKLNDGDLVVVTWAEKEADAMKSAYHVALTLKGDGLPEEIKSLVR, encoded by the coding sequence ATGAGCTGGAAGAGGGGAGCCTATCCTGAATTCACGCTTGAGGATGCCGTTGCGGTTCTTTTCATGCTCCAGAACCCGACGGGGAGAAAGGCGATATCAGAGGTTCTTGACCTCGGCGAGGGAAGCGTTAGAACGCTTTTGAAGAAGCTTGCCGCCCTCGAGGTCATAAGCTCCACCCAGCGCGGACACTCGCTCAACGAGAGGGGAATGGAGCTCCTCGAGGAAATTTCCAAGCATTTCTCCGAGGTCCACCGTATCGGCGAGGTCGAGGGCTATCCAGCCTGCGCACTAACGGTGAAAGGGGCTGGGGAGTTCAAAAGCATCGAGCTCCGCGATGAGGCCATAAGGTTCTTCGCGAAGGGGGCCATGATTCTCGTCGTGAGGGACGGGGAACCAGTCTTTCCGGAGGACGGAAGGCCGCTGAGCGAGACGATGCCCGAGCTCGCGGGGAAGATTAAGGAAGCGTTCAAGCTGAACGACGGCGACCTCGTCGTGGTAACTTGGGCGGAGAAGGAAGCCGATGCCATGAAGAGCGCCTACCACGTCGCCCTGACGCTCAAAGGCGATGGGCTACCTGAGGAGATAAAGTCCCTCGTGAGGTGA
- the pyrF gene encoding orotidine-5'-phosphate decarboxylase produces MRKLILALDVYDRERALEIAECTAEYLWAVKVNWPLIIGSGLNIITELKQVTGLPIIADLKLADIPNTNRLIAGKVFEAGADYIIAHGFVGKDSVEAVMELGKTIIVVEMSHPGASEFIQPVTDRLIELANELEPFGIIAPATRPERVSYIRSKLKPGIKILTPGVGAQGGRAGEVLKAGADYVIVGRSIYASENPREAARRLHEEIAGV; encoded by the coding sequence ATGAGGAAGCTTATTCTCGCACTCGACGTGTACGACCGGGAAAGGGCGCTTGAGATAGCCGAGTGCACGGCGGAATACCTGTGGGCGGTGAAGGTGAACTGGCCCCTGATAATAGGCTCGGGACTAAATATCATCACCGAGCTCAAGCAGGTTACGGGACTGCCTATAATAGCCGACCTCAAGCTAGCGGACATACCAAATACCAACAGGCTGATAGCGGGTAAGGTTTTCGAGGCCGGGGCAGACTACATCATAGCCCACGGCTTCGTTGGGAAGGACAGCGTTGAGGCCGTTATGGAACTTGGAAAGACCATAATCGTCGTCGAGATGAGTCATCCCGGAGCGAGTGAGTTCATCCAGCCGGTGACTGATAGGCTGATCGAGCTGGCCAACGAGCTCGAGCCCTTTGGAATCATAGCGCCCGCCACGAGGCCGGAGCGCGTTTCGTACATACGCTCGAAGCTGAAGCCGGGAATCAAAATCCTGACCCCAGGGGTTGGCGCCCAAGGCGGTAGGGCGGGGGAGGTTTTAAAGGCCGGTGCCGACTACGTCATAGTGGGGCGCTCGATATACGCGAGTGAAAATCCGAGGGAAGCCGCGAGGAGGCTTCACGAGGAGATAGCGGGGGTGTGA
- a CDS encoding RNA-binding protein, translating into MELKVKHPLSKKEIKEIIREMGEIFGEEIAGKMLNKKDRVEVAEFDKTTDILLVNGRPFFIRRKGLIFPLVIALYELSNEEDLRKWPRRVVVDAGAVPFIIKGADVMAAGITDADEGIKEGDFVFVVEEDYGRPLAIGIALMDGKAMKEKPKGKAVKNIHHAKDRIWELTVG; encoded by the coding sequence ATGGAGCTGAAGGTCAAGCATCCGCTCAGCAAGAAGGAGATCAAGGAGATAATCCGCGAGATGGGCGAAATCTTCGGTGAGGAGATAGCGGGCAAAATGCTCAACAAAAAGGACCGCGTCGAGGTTGCCGAGTTTGACAAGACGACGGATATACTCCTCGTTAACGGCAGACCCTTCTTCATAAGGAGGAAGGGACTGATATTCCCCCTCGTCATAGCTCTTTACGAGCTCTCCAACGAGGAGGACCTGAGGAAGTGGCCGAGGCGCGTCGTGGTCGATGCGGGCGCGGTGCCGTTCATAATCAAGGGCGCCGACGTCATGGCGGCCGGAATAACCGACGCGGATGAAGGCATAAAGGAGGGTGACTTCGTCTTCGTGGTCGAGGAAGACTACGGAAGGCCCCTGGCGATAGGCATCGCCCTGATGGACGGTAAGGCCATGAAGGAGAAGCCCAAGGGCAAGGCGGTGAAGAACATCCATCACGCCAAGGACAGAATCTGGGAACTGACGGTGGGCTGA
- a CDS encoding adenylyltransferase/cytidyltransferase family protein, producing the protein MSGTEEGRRKIRVLVGGVFDILHVGHIHFLSQAKALGDELIVIVAHDETVRRQKRREPVNSAEDRAELLRALAVVDEVYIGSPGGIDYELVKRINPDIVAIGPDQAFSCERLKEELRKHGIEANVIRIPYLYKSDRAKTSKIIQRIIETYCD; encoded by the coding sequence ATGAGCGGAACAGAGGAGGGAAGGAGGAAAATCCGCGTTCTCGTCGGCGGGGTTTTTGACATCCTTCACGTCGGCCACATTCACTTCCTCAGCCAGGCCAAGGCCCTGGGGGATGAGCTGATAGTGATAGTCGCCCACGATGAGACCGTCAGAAGGCAGAAGCGCAGAGAACCTGTGAACAGTGCGGAGGACAGGGCCGAGCTACTCAGGGCACTCGCGGTCGTGGACGAGGTCTACATAGGCTCTCCCGGGGGGATAGACTACGAGCTGGTGAAACGGATAAACCCGGACATCGTTGCGATAGGGCCAGATCAGGCCTTCAGCTGCGAGCGCCTCAAGGAGGAGCTAAGGAAGCACGGAATAGAGGCCAACGTGATAAGGATACCCTACCTCTACAAGAGCGACAGGGCGAAGACCAGCAAGATAATCCAGAGGATAATAGAAACGTACTGCGATTGA
- a CDS encoding CopG family transcriptional regulator has protein sequence MSKDKIPKLFDGSVNELTRPSRPKKDRKAKSKDMKKEKKQKTLYVSLDMNRKLIELYGEEGRRQSIIVEDALNLYYYLKLALGEKKFDELMSAVKREDPEFLREYMGRFKL, from the coding sequence TTGTCGAAGGATAAAATCCCCAAGCTTTTTGACGGCTCCGTTAACGAGCTCACCCGGCCGTCCAGGCCCAAAAAGGACCGGAAGGCCAAGTCCAAGGACATGAAGAAGGAAAAGAAGCAGAAGACCCTTTACGTCAGCCTCGACATGAACAGGAAGCTCATTGAGCTCTACGGCGAGGAGGGCAGAAGGCAGAGCATCATCGTCGAGGATGCCCTCAACCTCTACTACTACCTGAAGCTCGCATTAGGGGAGAAGAAGTTCGATGAGCTGATGAGTGCTGTGAAAAGAGAGGATCCGGAGTTCCTGCGGGAGTACATGGGGAGATTCAAACTCTAA